The following proteins are co-located in the Leptodactylus fuscus isolate aLepFus1 chromosome 8, aLepFus1.hap2, whole genome shotgun sequence genome:
- the STK17B gene encoding serine/threonine-protein kinase 17B, whose product MLRSKLESKCSVDCLYSTIYTSIKTENFHNVYSMDTTLLGRGRFAVVRRCTEKATGREFAAKFLKKRRRGKDCRAEIIHEIAVLEMAKSNPRIVDLHDVFETSNEMILILEYAAGGEIFSLCTPDRNDNISEGQIRRLLRQIIEGVKFLHENNVVHLDLKLQNILLSSIEPPGDIKIVDFGMSRKIGNSEIREIMGTAEYLAPEVLNYEPITTSTDMWSIGVICYMLLTGESPFAGIDNQETYLNISQLKIDYSEETFASVSQEAVDFIKSILVKNPQDRATAEDCLAHPWLHQAETNWFCQRLSIPYPEEKMNRSNVYKTKCGCNRITKDRIEDKENIQESATAVKRFRFDNTHHQHYCI is encoded by the exons ATGCTGAGAAGCAAATTGGAAAGTAAATGTTCTGTAGATTGTCTATATTCTACAATCTACACATCTATCAAGACAGAAAACTTTCATAATGTCTATTCCATGGACACAACCCTGCTGGGAAG gggtagatttgcagtggttcGACGATGCACAGAAAAGGCAACTGGAAGGGAATTTGCTGCCAAATTTCTTAAAAAGCGAAGAAGAGGGAAAGACTGCAGAGCAGAGATAATCCATGAAATAGCTGTACTTGAAATGGCAAAATCAAATCCGCGCATTGTGGATCTCCATGATGTCTTTGAAACTAGCAATGAAATGATTTTAATTTTAGAATA TGCGGCAGGTGGAGAAATATTTAGTCTTTGCACACCAGACAGAAATGACAACATCTCTGAGGGACAAATAAGAAGACTTCTTCGTCAGATCATTGAAGGCGTAAAGTTTCTGCATGAAAACAATGTTGTCCACCTAGATCTTAAG CTTCAGAATATACTGCTTAGCAGCATAGAACCTCCAGGTGACATCAAAATAGTGGATTTTGGAATGTCCCGAAAAATAGGAAATTCTGAAATCCGAGAAATAATGGGCACGGCTGAATATTTAG CCCCAGAAGTTCTGAATTATGAGCCCATAACAACCTCAACAGATATGTG GAGTATTGGTGTGATATGTTACATGCTTCTAACTGGGGAGTCGCCATTTGCTGGCATAGATAACCAGGAAACCTACCTGAATATTTCACAGCTTAAAATCGATTACTCAGAAGAAACATTTGCTTCAGTATCACAGGAAGCAGTGGATTTTATCAAGTCCATACTTGTGAAGAACCCACA GGACAGAGCTACAGCTGAAGATTGTCTAGCTCATCCATGGCTTCATCAAGCTGAAACAAATTGGTTTTGTCAGAGACTCTCAATTCCATATCCAGAAGAAAAAATGAATAGATCAAATGTTTATAAAACAAAATGTGGCTGCAATAGGATAACCAAGGATCGTATTGAGGACAAAGAGAATATACAAGAGAGCGCTACAGCAGTGAAGAGGTTCCGCTTTGACAATACCCATCACCAGCACTACTGTATCTAA